The following are from one region of the Klebsiella aerogenes genome:
- a CDS encoding fimbrial biogenesis outer membrane usher protein encodes MMINGGSFSRIHLYCLSAFILFSPYCASGSEISSAATGEKNTETSVEPATEEAVEFDPQLLRQERNSQAIDVSRFAYGASVMPGKYRIDILVNQQPVAHDEVVFTEGHNKIVTPCLTPKIVKLIKLNVEKLPFDSREDITAPGACTDLAHLLPGASVKFNADKQQLDINVPQIYMQHISRGSVDPAMWDSGVPALMLGYYMNGYESHYDNAETSRSFYSSLNAGLNIGKWYLRHNGSYNWDQDAGGHYQSSNTYLQRDTEFVNGRLYLGQYYTSGQMFNSLSFTGAQLATDDRMLPASQRGYAPEIRGVAKTNAKVTVRQSGNIIYQTTVAPGAFLIDDLGPTGYGGDLDVTVDEADGSSQQYTVPYSSLALSLRPGAQQFTATVGELRNYYSTSETPRFLETTWMRGITNILTTYAGVQYSEDYQAGLIGGAVGTPVGAISVDVTQARSHLGGEAGDLSGQSYRVNYSKLIDATNSNITISTYRYSSSGYMDFQTAVQTRDAIHHGDSPDTVWRSKNQFWVSLNQGLPAGLGNLYISASVQNYWNDGGGYDTQYQAGYSNSYKWLNYSINASRNKSGNGVDQTSWYLMLSMPLWPGHAKAPYVSMRYNNDSDGNQGEQATLSGSLGDDNQYGYSISGSHDDYSGSSGSVSGSWSGSKATLNGSYSTGKGYSSSSAGMSGGMVIHSGGVTFSPSNSDSYALIEAKGAEGARVSGSSGSTIDSSGYALAPSLMPYQQNHVSIDPQGSDLGVEFENTAKDVVPRDGAVVKVKFNTRTGTPLLIVSTWNGEPLPFGADIFDDDNTHIGAVSQGGVIYVKVSKAKGRLTVKWGEDNRSQCQVAYTLDASDPNKNSKNAIQRFSSVCQ; translated from the coding sequence ATGATGATAAATGGAGGCAGCTTTTCTCGCATTCACCTGTATTGTCTTTCCGCGTTTATTCTGTTCTCGCCTTATTGTGCCAGCGGCAGTGAAATTAGCAGTGCGGCCACCGGTGAGAAAAATACAGAAACATCAGTAGAACCTGCCACAGAAGAAGCCGTGGAGTTCGATCCGCAGTTGTTACGTCAGGAAAGAAATTCGCAGGCTATTGATGTCAGCCGTTTTGCCTATGGCGCGAGCGTGATGCCGGGAAAATACCGCATTGATATTCTGGTCAATCAACAACCTGTTGCTCATGACGAGGTGGTATTTACGGAAGGCCATAACAAAATTGTGACACCGTGTTTAACCCCCAAAATAGTTAAGCTCATCAAACTCAATGTCGAGAAACTGCCGTTTGACAGCCGGGAAGATATAACGGCACCAGGGGCCTGTACCGATCTGGCGCATCTGCTGCCGGGTGCCAGCGTTAAGTTTAATGCGGACAAACAGCAGCTTGATATTAATGTGCCGCAAATCTACATGCAGCACATTTCACGGGGCAGCGTGGATCCGGCAATGTGGGACAGCGGCGTACCGGCGCTGATGCTGGGTTACTATATGAATGGCTATGAGTCGCATTATGACAATGCGGAAACGTCCCGTTCATTCTATTCCTCTCTCAATGCCGGGCTGAATATTGGCAAATGGTATCTCCGGCACAACGGCTCGTATAACTGGGATCAGGACGCCGGGGGCCATTATCAGAGCAGCAATACTTATTTGCAGCGCGATACAGAATTTGTGAATGGCCGCCTCTATCTGGGGCAGTACTACACGTCCGGGCAGATGTTTAATTCGCTCTCGTTTACCGGCGCGCAGCTGGCCACCGACGATCGCATGCTACCGGCCTCGCAGCGGGGCTATGCGCCGGAAATCCGGGGGGTGGCGAAAACCAATGCTAAAGTCACGGTGCGTCAGTCGGGAAATATCATCTATCAGACCACCGTTGCGCCGGGGGCCTTCCTCATCGACGACTTAGGGCCGACCGGTTATGGCGGCGATCTGGATGTGACCGTTGACGAGGCGGATGGCTCATCTCAACAATACACTGTCCCGTATTCTTCGCTGGCGCTGTCGCTACGGCCCGGTGCGCAGCAGTTTACCGCCACGGTTGGTGAGCTGCGTAATTACTACAGTACATCCGAAACGCCGCGCTTCCTGGAAACCACCTGGATGCGTGGTATCACCAATATCCTGACCACCTATGCCGGGGTTCAGTACAGCGAGGATTATCAGGCGGGGCTGATTGGCGGTGCGGTGGGAACGCCTGTCGGCGCGATCAGCGTCGATGTCACCCAGGCACGTAGCCACCTCGGCGGCGAAGCGGGCGATTTATCCGGGCAAAGTTACCGCGTTAACTACAGCAAACTGATTGATGCCACTAACAGTAACATCACCATCTCGACCTATCGCTATTCCAGCTCCGGCTATATGGACTTCCAGACCGCGGTGCAGACACGCGACGCCATTCATCATGGCGACAGCCCGGACACCGTCTGGCGATCAAAGAACCAGTTCTGGGTTAGCCTGAACCAGGGGCTGCCGGCAGGCCTGGGTAATCTGTATATCAGCGCATCGGTGCAGAATTACTGGAATGACGGCGGCGGCTATGACACGCAGTACCAGGCAGGGTACTCCAACAGCTATAAATGGCTGAACTACAGCATCAACGCCAGCCGAAATAAGAGCGGAAATGGTGTGGACCAGACCAGTTGGTATCTGATGTTGTCAATGCCCCTCTGGCCGGGCCACGCTAAAGCGCCGTATGTCAGTATGCGTTACAACAACGACAGCGATGGCAACCAGGGCGAGCAGGCGACCCTTTCCGGCTCACTCGGGGATGATAACCAGTATGGTTATAGCATCAGCGGCAGCCATGATGACTATTCCGGCAGCTCCGGCAGCGTGAGCGGCTCGTGGTCAGGCAGCAAAGCGACGCTCAACGGCAGCTACAGTACCGGTAAGGGCTATAGCAGTTCATCCGCCGGGATGTCCGGGGGGATGGTGATTCACTCCGGTGGCGTGACGTTCTCACCGTCGAACAGCGATAGCTATGCCCTGATTGAGGCGAAAGGGGCAGAGGGGGCGCGGGTGTCCGGCAGTTCTGGTTCTACGATAGATTCATCGGGTTATGCGCTGGCGCCGTCGCTGATGCCTTATCAGCAAAACCATGTCTCCATTGACCCGCAGGGTTCTGACTTAGGCGTGGAGTTCGAAAACACCGCGAAGGATGTGGTGCCGCGGGACGGGGCGGTGGTCAAAGTGAAGTTTAATACCCGTACCGGCACGCCGCTGCTGATCGTTTCCACCTGGAATGGGGAGCCGTTGCCGTTCGGGGCCGATATTTTTGATGATGATAATACGCATATCGGTGCGGTATCACAGGGTGGGGTGATATACGTGAAAGTGAGTAAAGCGAAAGGCCGGTTAACCGTGAAATGGGGCGAGGATAACCGCAGCCAGTGTCAGGTGGCGTATACGCTGGATGCCTCCGATCCGAATAAGAACAGCAAAAATGCGATTCAGCGTTTTAGCAGTGTGTGCCAGTAG
- a CDS encoding fimbria/pilus periplasmic chaperone, producing MLFSADTCASIVVDGTRVIYQGSKNEVTVNVTNKNKAPVLIQSWIDRGDEQAAPEKISVPFVLTPPINRVEPNNSQTIRISYTGVPALPTDKESVFWLNILEVPSKAKNSGEVKQKLNVVFRTRIKLFYRPEGLEGDSISAVDELHWRLNNSNVMVINNSKYNISLLNISYQGKGVNSEVKGKMIAPGESQTYPLKNTGSISNLSFSTVNDYGALVNHKAKS from the coding sequence GTGTTATTCAGCGCGGATACTTGCGCCAGTATTGTTGTTGATGGCACCAGGGTGATATATCAGGGAAGTAAAAATGAAGTGACGGTGAATGTCACCAACAAAAATAAAGCGCCGGTTTTAATTCAAAGCTGGATCGATCGTGGTGATGAGCAAGCGGCACCGGAAAAAATTTCAGTGCCGTTTGTGCTCACTCCGCCCATCAACAGGGTTGAGCCGAATAATAGCCAGACGATACGTATCAGCTACACCGGCGTTCCCGCACTACCTACCGACAAAGAGTCCGTTTTTTGGCTGAATATCCTTGAGGTTCCTTCCAAAGCGAAAAACAGCGGTGAGGTAAAACAGAAACTTAATGTGGTATTCCGCACCCGAATTAAGCTTTTTTATCGTCCGGAAGGGCTGGAAGGCGACAGTATCAGTGCGGTGGATGAACTGCACTGGCGCCTGAACAACAGTAACGTCATGGTGATTAATAATTCAAAATATAATATTTCACTGCTGAATATTAGTTACCAGGGTAAAGGCGTTAATAGCGAAGTCAAAGGCAAGATGATTGCCCCCGGGGAATCACAAACCTATCCGTTAAAAAATACGGGCAGCATTAGCAACCTGTCATTTAGTACCGTCAATGATTATGGCGCTTTAGTTAACCACAAAGCGAAAAGTTAA